In Kangiella koreensis DSM 16069, a single window of DNA contains:
- the ggt gene encoding gamma-glutamyltransferase, translating into MLTTCLQAADRVTGKEFATRSEVIAQNGMAATSHPLATQIALDVMKKGGNAIDAAIAANAALGLMEPTGNGIGGDLYAIVWSAKDKKLHGLNASGRSPLGLSYNELKTELDKLNRQDLPPYGMLPISVPGTVDGWFELHGKFGKLPMKQVLAPAISYAENGFPVTELIAYYWDLSVPRLSPQPGAFAETFTIEGKAPRKGQIFKNPDLANTYRTLAAKGRDAFYKGEIARKIDTFMKENGGYLRYEDFAKHTSDWVEPLGVDYKGYTLWELPPNGQGIAALQMLQILKNFDLKAMGFNTTESLHTLVEAKKLAFEDRAKFYVDTDFSKQPIDELISEKYGKQRAKLIGDRAARTVQAGNPGLEEGDTIYLTTADKDGNMVSLIQSNYRGMGSGVVTPGLGFVFQDRGQLFSMDPEHANVYEPGKRPFHTIIPAFITKNGKPFMSYGVMGGAMQPQGHVQILINMVDYGMSLQEAGDATRWQHLGSTEPTESQAAYLKNGGYIEFESGVPQEVLRDLQQRGHDVRFGNGGFGGYQAIMWDEEEGVYYGASESRKDGHAAGY; encoded by the coding sequence ATGCTTACAACATGCCTGCAAGCTGCCGACAGAGTTACTGGTAAAGAATTTGCTACACGCTCCGAAGTCATTGCACAAAATGGCATGGCGGCGACCAGTCATCCGCTAGCAACCCAAATTGCTCTGGATGTCATGAAGAAAGGTGGCAATGCAATTGATGCAGCCATCGCAGCCAACGCCGCTCTTGGCTTAATGGAGCCCACTGGTAACGGTATTGGTGGCGACCTATACGCCATTGTCTGGAGCGCAAAAGACAAGAAACTACATGGTCTTAATGCTTCTGGACGCTCTCCTCTTGGCTTGTCTTATAACGAGCTAAAAACCGAACTCGATAAATTAAATCGCCAGGATCTTCCACCCTACGGCATGTTGCCTATATCAGTACCCGGCACAGTTGATGGTTGGTTTGAGCTACACGGTAAATTCGGCAAATTACCAATGAAGCAAGTTTTGGCTCCAGCCATCAGCTATGCTGAGAATGGCTTCCCAGTTACTGAACTGATTGCTTATTACTGGGACCTGAGCGTGCCCCGCCTAAGCCCACAGCCTGGTGCTTTCGCTGAAACTTTCACTATCGAAGGCAAAGCACCGCGCAAAGGCCAAATCTTCAAGAATCCGGATCTGGCGAATACTTACCGCACTCTTGCTGCAAAAGGTCGTGATGCTTTCTACAAAGGTGAAATCGCGCGCAAGATCGATACTTTCATGAAGGAAAATGGTGGCTACCTGCGATATGAAGATTTTGCAAAACACACTTCAGACTGGGTTGAGCCACTAGGCGTTGACTATAAGGGGTACACTTTGTGGGAACTGCCGCCAAATGGCCAAGGCATTGCTGCATTGCAAATGCTGCAAATTCTCAAAAACTTCGACCTAAAAGCCATGGGCTTTAACACCACCGAGTCTTTACACACGCTTGTTGAAGCTAAGAAACTGGCTTTCGAAGATCGAGCTAAATTCTATGTAGATACGGACTTTAGTAAACAGCCCATTGATGAACTGATTTCAGAAAAATACGGCAAACAACGCGCCAAACTGATTGGTGATCGTGCAGCACGCACGGTACAAGCAGGTAACCCAGGGCTAGAAGAAGGCGATACCATTTATTTAACAACCGCCGATAAAGACGGCAACATGGTGTCTCTAATTCAAAGTAACTATCGCGGCATGGGCTCCGGCGTGGTCACACCAGGCCTTGGCTTTGTATTCCAGGATCGCGGCCAATTATTCTCCATGGATCCAGAACATGCCAATGTCTATGAACCTGGCAAGCGTCCTTTCCACACCATTATTCCAGCCTTTATCACCAAAAACGGAAAGCCATTCATGAGCTATGGCGTTATGGGCGGCGCTATGCAGCCACAAGGCCATGTCCAGATCCTAATAAACATGGTGGATTATGGCATGAGCCTGCAAGAAGCTGGTGATGCCACACGTTGGCAACACTTAGGCTCAACAGAGCCAACTGAAAGCCAGGCAGCCTATCTGAAAAATGGTGGCTACATTGAGTTTGAATCAGGTGTACCACAAGAAGTATTACGCGACCTGCAACAACGTGGACATGATGTTCGCTTCGGTAATGGTGGCTTTGGTGGTTACCAGGCCATTATGTGGGATGAGGAAGAAGGTGTTTATTATGGCGCTTCAGAGTCTCGCAAGGATGGTCACGCGGCTGGATATTAA
- a CDS encoding MlaC/ttg2D family ABC transporter substrate-binding protein produces the protein MKRIVNQVLAVIVIFGLSFAASAKVDPKVHLEQVTQQISAEILENKDKIKADAEYAKGLIETYLLPEVDTEYMAKRILGREYWTESTEAQRQTFIEQFISLLLNSYAKGLANYDGQPITYEDTQYSTSGNTANVRSVIIPQEGEPILIDYRLKLGADDKWLVTDVIIEGVSMAKSYATQYRERIAQIGIEATLQELAEENKKAKNASEISDENPNEKT, from the coding sequence ATGAAACGCATTGTTAATCAAGTACTTGCAGTGATAGTAATATTTGGATTGAGTTTTGCAGCTAGCGCAAAAGTTGATCCAAAAGTCCACTTAGAGCAAGTAACACAACAAATCAGTGCTGAGATTCTTGAAAATAAGGATAAAATCAAGGCTGATGCAGAATACGCAAAAGGTCTTATTGAGACCTATTTATTACCTGAGGTAGATACAGAGTATATGGCGAAGCGTATCTTAGGTCGGGAATACTGGACAGAATCGACTGAAGCACAACGTCAAACCTTCATTGAGCAGTTTATCAGCTTATTATTAAACAGCTATGCTAAAGGCTTAGCCAATTATGATGGTCAGCCAATTACTTATGAAGACACTCAATATTCAACCAGTGGTAACACTGCCAATGTACGCTCAGTCATCATCCCTCAAGAAGGCGAACCAATCCTGATTGATTATCGCTTAAAACTTGGTGCTGATGATAAATGGTTGGTGACTGACGTTATTATCGAAGGTGTCAGCATGGCTAAAAGTTATGCCACTCAATATCGTGAAAGAATTGCACAAATTGGTATTGAAGCAACTTTGCAGGAACTTGCTGAAGAGAACAAAAAAGCTAAAAATGCCAGCGAAATCAGTGACGAGAATCCAAACGAAAAAACATAA
- a CDS encoding dipeptidyl-peptidase 3 family protein, which translates to MNKTLYLKKTVCTLSFAIALALGACSNESETVVTPESNEQVAEVTSEGQTRGSDQDIIKESVEYSRFDIYAPFTLTSDLSHLSANQKKMISLLIDAGKIMDNLFWKQAYGDKEALLAKIEDPKAKQFAIINYGPWDRLDGNKPFIEGYDVKNKGAQFYPADMTVAQFEAWEQKDKDGLYSLVRRDENGKLKLVPYSVAFKDQLEEASRLLKGAALLAENEGFKKYLELRADALLTDNYQPSDFAWMDMKTNPVEVVIGPIENYEDQLFGYKTAFSAYVLIKDLAWSERLSRFAAFLPELQKGLPVDEKYKQEMPGTDSDLNAYDVVYYAGDSNAGSKTIAINLPNDEQVQLAKGTRRLQLKNAMQAKFDKILVPISEQLITPEQRKHITFDAFFANTMFHEVAHGLGIKNTIDGSNTVRAALKDTASALEEGKADILGLYMVSKLYEKGEIKDGELMDNYVTFLAGIFRSVRFGASSAHGRANMVRFNFFKEAGAFSRDPETGYYSVNFDRMTVAIDALSNKILTIQGDGDYEGAQKLLEEQGIIDDQLASDLKLLEEKQIPVDVTFNQGKEVLGID; encoded by the coding sequence ATGAACAAGACCTTATATTTGAAAAAAACAGTGTGCACCTTATCTTTTGCCATCGCATTAGCGCTTGGTGCTTGCAGCAACGAATCGGAAACAGTTGTAACACCAGAGTCCAATGAACAAGTAGCTGAAGTGACTAGCGAAGGCCAAACTCGAGGCTCTGATCAGGATATAATTAAAGAAAGTGTCGAGTATAGCCGTTTTGATATTTATGCACCTTTTACGTTAACCAGTGATTTGTCACATTTATCAGCTAACCAAAAGAAAATGATCAGCTTGCTGATCGATGCTGGCAAAATTATGGACAACCTGTTCTGGAAACAAGCATACGGTGATAAAGAAGCTCTATTAGCCAAAATTGAAGACCCTAAAGCCAAACAGTTTGCCATCATTAACTATGGTCCATGGGATCGCTTGGATGGCAACAAACCTTTTATTGAAGGTTATGACGTTAAAAACAAAGGAGCACAGTTCTACCCTGCCGATATGACTGTTGCTCAGTTCGAAGCTTGGGAGCAGAAAGATAAAGATGGTCTATACTCCCTGGTTCGTCGCGATGAAAATGGTAAATTAAAGCTCGTTCCTTACTCGGTTGCTTTTAAAGATCAACTTGAAGAAGCCAGTCGTTTGTTAAAAGGTGCTGCATTACTTGCTGAAAATGAAGGCTTTAAGAAATACCTTGAACTTCGTGCTGATGCTTTATTAACCGACAACTATCAACCTTCGGATTTTGCCTGGATGGATATGAAAACCAATCCTGTAGAAGTTGTCATAGGCCCTATTGAAAACTACGAAGATCAGCTGTTTGGCTATAAAACTGCTTTTTCAGCATATGTATTAATCAAAGATTTAGCATGGAGCGAACGCTTGTCTCGCTTCGCTGCCTTCCTACCAGAGTTGCAGAAAGGACTGCCCGTCGATGAAAAGTACAAACAAGAAATGCCTGGAACTGACAGCGATCTGAATGCTTATGATGTGGTTTATTATGCAGGCGATAGCAACGCTGGCTCAAAAACGATTGCAATTAACTTACCCAACGACGAGCAGGTTCAGCTAGCGAAAGGAACCCGTCGCCTGCAACTCAAAAATGCAATGCAGGCCAAGTTCGATAAAATCCTGGTTCCTATTTCTGAGCAACTTATCACCCCGGAACAGCGCAAGCATATTACTTTTGATGCATTTTTTGCTAACACCATGTTCCATGAAGTTGCGCATGGCCTTGGCATCAAAAATACTATCGATGGTTCGAATACCGTTCGAGCAGCGCTTAAAGATACAGCATCAGCCTTAGAAGAAGGCAAAGCGGATATCTTAGGGCTCTACATGGTTAGTAAGCTTTACGAGAAAGGTGAAATTAAAGATGGAGAGCTAATGGACAACTACGTCACCTTCCTTGCTGGCATATTCCGCTCGGTTCGCTTTGGCGCTTCCAGCGCTCATGGACGCGCAAACATGGTTCGCTTCAACTTCTTTAAGGAAGCTGGTGCCTTCAGCCGTGATCCAGAAACAGGGTATTACAGTGTGAACTTTGACAGGATGACAGTAGCAATCGACGCGCTTTCAAATAAAATCCTAACCATCCAAGGCGATGGTGATTATGAAGGAGCACAAAAACTGTTAGAAGAACAAGGTATTATCGATGATCAGCTTGCAAGCGACTTAAAACTTCTAGAAGAAAAGCAAATACCAGTCGATGTAACTTTCAATCAGGGAAAGGAAGTATTAGGTATCGACTAA
- a CDS encoding TusE/DsrC/DsvC family sulfur relay protein, whose protein sequence is MNDLLAGLPRDKQGYLTDSSFWNEDVANAIASEEAIELTEDHWQVVWYVRKFYEEFNTSPSIRPLVKYLAKEWSPEKGTSIYLHLLFPEGPAKQATKIAGLPKPARCV, encoded by the coding sequence ATGAACGATTTACTGGCAGGCTTACCTCGCGACAAACAAGGCTATTTAACCGACTCAAGCTTTTGGAATGAGGATGTTGCTAACGCCATAGCTAGCGAAGAAGCTATTGAATTAACCGAAGACCATTGGCAGGTTGTCTGGTATGTGCGTAAATTTTATGAAGAGTTTAATACCAGTCCCTCCATTCGCCCTTTAGTTAAGTATCTGGCCAAAGAGTGGTCACCCGAAAAAGGCACCAGTATCTACTTGCATCTGCTTTTTCCTGAGGGCCCGGCCAAGCAAGCAACAAAAATTGCTGGGTTACCGAAACCAGCACGCTGCGTCTAA
- the tusB gene encoding sulfurtransferase complex subunit TusB: protein MKSLYIINQPQKLNQALPFISEHDGILLIEDAVVVATYNSVQVNHQTLYVLVEDLIARGLKDKAGAEQWTLVDYPQFVELTLQYDKSVSWL from the coding sequence ATGAAAAGTTTGTATATCATTAACCAACCACAAAAGCTCAATCAGGCATTACCTTTTATCAGCGAGCATGATGGTATTTTGCTGATTGAGGATGCTGTTGTAGTGGCAACCTATAACAGCGTTCAAGTTAACCATCAGACTCTTTATGTGTTAGTTGAAGATTTAATTGCTCGTGGTTTAAAGGATAAGGCTGGAGCAGAACAATGGACTTTAGTTGATTACCCACAGTTCGTGGAACTAACACTGCAATACGACAAGTCTGTTTCTTGGCTATAG
- a CDS encoding choice-of-anchor H family protein, producing the protein MKIAKTLLPLGVTLSYILFAGQALANEPQVRIATKSATTSVVESKSETSSSVSKVAEEAVDVNRTSSYSSKQVTTNLKAELQLELDKTPEKIRSVMRAQKSELPEASEKSSSSSLNHLYFYDASVYLYEDYDADGYYTKLSVNFDVDAYYDEHYDVYAELFIRKNGESEWTHYYTTDVFSIYGDNSSDDYTVTTKLNSGFPPGRYEVLIDLFEYGYSGVVDTISEYDDPDLGWLPLEDKTYESGNVSSDTWVSTVKTEIWTDNDNDGFYRDFTISFDVDTEQSSRDVYAVLYQRRPGYSWEYETETAVFTVVGANADDVIAVDAEWQSGYPTDYYDFRIELIDANTGEILDDVSSEFSPLLEVPLEDAERDMQSTVVNPPPSSTSYGSGGGSWSLLGLSLLGLLGWARRKQS; encoded by the coding sequence ATGAAAATAGCAAAAACATTACTGCCACTTGGGGTGACTTTGTCCTACATTTTGTTTGCAGGGCAGGCTTTAGCCAATGAACCTCAGGTTCGCATTGCTACCAAGTCAGCCACCACCAGCGTGGTAGAGAGTAAAAGTGAAACCTCCAGTAGTGTAAGTAAGGTTGCCGAAGAGGCCGTAGATGTTAATCGTACATCTTCTTATTCATCAAAGCAGGTGACCACAAACTTAAAGGCGGAGTTACAGCTTGAATTAGACAAGACACCTGAAAAAATTCGTAGCGTTATGCGCGCTCAAAAGAGCGAGCTTCCTGAAGCATCTGAAAAAAGCTCAAGTTCGAGCCTGAACCACTTATATTTTTATGATGCCTCGGTTTATCTTTATGAGGATTATGATGCTGATGGTTATTACACCAAGCTAAGCGTAAACTTTGATGTTGATGCTTATTATGACGAGCATTATGACGTTTATGCTGAATTATTTATTCGTAAAAATGGTGAAAGCGAGTGGACGCACTATTACACAACCGATGTATTTAGCATTTATGGGGACAATTCTTCTGATGACTATACGGTGACCACTAAGCTTAACAGCGGTTTCCCTCCGGGTCGTTATGAGGTATTGATTGACTTGTTTGAGTATGGTTACTCAGGTGTGGTTGATACTATTTCTGAATATGATGACCCTGATCTTGGCTGGTTGCCACTGGAGGATAAAACATATGAGTCAGGTAATGTATCAAGTGATACTTGGGTGAGCACCGTTAAAACTGAAATCTGGACGGACAATGATAATGATGGTTTTTACCGTGACTTTACCATCAGTTTCGATGTTGACACTGAGCAAAGTTCAAGAGATGTCTATGCGGTGTTATACCAAAGAAGACCAGGCTACAGCTGGGAGTATGAGACTGAAACTGCTGTATTTACTGTGGTCGGTGCCAATGCTGATGATGTGATTGCTGTAGATGCGGAGTGGCAGTCTGGCTACCCGACTGATTACTATGACTTCCGTATCGAACTGATTGATGCCAATACGGGCGAAATATTAGACGATGTATCTAGCGAGTTTTCGCCACTTCTTGAAGTGCCATTAGAAGATGCAGAGCGTGATATGCAAAGTACAGTGGTAAATCCACCTCCATCATCAACCAGTTATGGCTCTGGCGGTGGTAGTTGGAGTCTTTTAGGACTGTCTTTACTCGGCTTATTGGGTTGGGCTCGTAGAAAGCAAAGTTAA
- a CDS encoding peroxiredoxin — protein sequence MIGIGDALPNVTLKVMGKDGPQDISTDDIFSGKKVVLFAVPGAFTPTCSAAHLPGFVVQADDIKSKGVDTIACMSVNDVFVMDAWGKAQNADEIMMLADGNADFTEAMGIEMDATGFGMGVRSKRFAMIVDDGVVKALEVDEKGFEKSSAENILSKL from the coding sequence ATGATTGGAATAGGTGACGCGTTACCCAATGTAACCCTGAAAGTGATGGGCAAAGATGGCCCGCAGGATATCTCAACGGACGATATTTTCTCAGGCAAGAAGGTGGTTTTATTTGCAGTGCCAGGTGCTTTCACGCCGACCTGTAGTGCAGCACACTTGCCTGGTTTCGTGGTGCAAGCAGATGATATCAAGTCTAAAGGCGTTGATACTATTGCATGTATGTCTGTTAACGACGTGTTTGTGATGGATGCCTGGGGCAAGGCGCAAAATGCTGATGAGATCATGATGCTCGCGGACGGAAACGCTGATTTTACGGAAGCAATGGGTATCGAGATGGATGCTACAGGTTTCGGTATGGGCGTACGCAGTAAACGTTTTGCCATGATTGTTGACGATGGTGTAGTAAAAGCGCTGGAAGTTGATGAGAAAGGCTTTGAAAAAAGTTCTGCGGAAAACATTCTAAGCAAACTCTAG
- a CDS encoding PspC domain-containing protein: MAQLKRSKDRMIAGVCGGLAKWLGWKPNPTRLVYVLLSIFTAFAGVLVYLILWIVLPEE; this comes from the coding sequence ATGGCACAACTAAAGCGTAGCAAAGATCGTATGATAGCGGGTGTCTGTGGTGGTTTAGCCAAGTGGTTGGGCTGGAAGCCTAATCCGACACGTCTAGTCTATGTATTACTAAGTATTTTCACCGCCTTTGCGGGCGTCTTGGTCTATTTGATTTTATGGATTGTATTGCCTGAAGAGTAG
- the tusD gene encoding sulfurtransferase complex subunit TusD, whose translation MATYSLLVTASPYSSQGQLSAIQFAKTLLEQGHELMRVFFYADGVLVASRLHAPPADEINLTKAWAKLAIEKDIELIACVTAANKRGIVNVAEAERNALTGNNLDPAFEISGLGQLTEAMLNSDRLVTFG comes from the coding sequence ATGGCAACTTACTCACTACTAGTAACCGCTAGCCCCTACTCTTCTCAGGGACAGCTGAGTGCTATTCAATTTGCTAAAACTTTGCTTGAGCAAGGTCATGAGCTAATGCGTGTATTTTTCTATGCTGATGGAGTATTAGTAGCCAGTCGCTTACATGCCCCACCTGCAGATGAAATTAATTTAACTAAGGCTTGGGCGAAGCTTGCTATAGAAAAGGATATTGAATTGATAGCTTGTGTTACTGCAGCCAACAAGCGTGGCATTGTGAACGTTGCTGAAGCAGAGCGAAATGCTTTGACTGGCAACAACCTTGACCCTGCCTTTGAAATTAGCGGTCTTGGCCAACTCACCGAAGCGATGCTTAACAGCGACCGCTTAGTCACATTTGGATAA
- the tusC gene encoding sulfurtransferase complex subunit TusC, with the protein MMNKSICIVFNKAPYGSQAGRELLDIALMAAAFDMPITALFVEQGVYQLLKGQEPDILNIKNHSATFKALPLYGIEDILVEEDALQKFNLNVQELVEIDELKTISSSHAQILLANSDFVLTL; encoded by the coding sequence ATGATGAACAAATCCATTTGCATAGTATTTAACAAGGCACCCTACGGCTCGCAAGCAGGCCGTGAATTATTAGACATTGCTTTGATGGCGGCAGCTTTTGATATGCCAATAACAGCACTATTCGTTGAGCAAGGTGTCTATCAATTATTAAAGGGACAAGAACCGGATATTCTTAATATCAAGAACCATTCTGCAACATTTAAGGCGCTGCCTCTTTATGGCATTGAAGATATTTTGGTAGAAGAAGATGCACTACAAAAGTTTAATTTAAATGTGCAGGAACTAGTAGAGATTGACGAGTTAAAAACGATTAGTTCCAGCCATGCACAAATCCTTCTCGCGAACAGCGATTTTGTTTTAACGCTTTAA
- a CDS encoding FAD-binding oxidoreductase — protein MSAKLKIESRMPLPTFRVELTENQQITPKVHKLVFKFVEPQHFTYVPGQFVSFILPHEGDKPLKRSYSIANLEQNPENTQHLEIVVAYVEGGKATEFFFNARPGLEIDITGPFGLLYLPEELPKRVFLIGTGTGVAPYRCMLNQLNDYPDTEFHILFGAQYEEDMFYLDDFKRAAEQDNIFFHRCLSKQDPLSEGCSKGYVQHKLESFDPSPETDLVYLCGNPNMVDDVFNLLKDKEFGVKQVKREKYVFSKY, from the coding sequence ATGAGTGCAAAATTGAAGATTGAGAGTCGTATGCCATTACCCACTTTTCGTGTTGAATTAACCGAAAACCAACAAATAACACCTAAAGTCCATAAACTTGTATTCAAGTTTGTGGAGCCTCAGCACTTTACCTATGTTCCAGGTCAGTTTGTGTCTTTTATCTTGCCCCACGAAGGCGACAAACCTTTAAAACGAAGCTATTCCATTGCCAACCTCGAACAGAACCCTGAAAACACCCAGCACCTTGAAATCGTGGTCGCTTATGTGGAGGGAGGCAAAGCAACTGAGTTCTTTTTTAATGCCAGACCCGGTCTAGAGATTGATATCACCGGCCCATTTGGACTCTTATATCTACCCGAAGAGTTACCCAAACGTGTGTTTTTAATCGGTACAGGTACTGGCGTTGCGCCCTACCGCTGTATGCTCAATCAGCTCAACGATTATCCAGACACAGAGTTCCATATTCTGTTTGGTGCTCAATATGAAGAAGATATGTTTTACCTGGATGATTTTAAACGTGCAGCTGAGCAAGATAATATATTCTTTCATCGTTGCTTAAGTAAACAGGATCCCTTGTCAGAAGGTTGCTCAAAAGGCTATGTTCAACATAAGTTAGAAAGTTTTGATCCCAGCCCAGAAACCGATCTGGTTTATTTGTGTGGCAATCCAAACATGGTTGACGATGTCTTTAATCTTTTAAAAGACAAAGAATTTGGGGTAAAACAAGTCAAACGTGAAAAATACGTATTTAGTAAATACTAA
- a CDS encoding carbohydrate binding family 9 domain-containing protein, with amino-acid sequence MQLLKNYFISIVLATSSSAVFAEKIDTLNIPQVEGELTLDGKLDEAIWDSAEKVTLDYETRPGENTPAPVKTTAYIAQNGSSLLVAFVAEDPEPQKLHYSYRDRDTAWGDDQVGFKVDTFNDSRKAYNFFVNPVGIQSDSIEDDVSLSEDTSWNGIWYSAAEITETGYTVEIELPFKVLRFPDDKGVKTWGIDFVRFYPRGFMHRFALSPQERDVNCYVCQIDKAQGFENIESGRNLELTPYIAAQDSEVRNPPTEPDWQGEGVDWDAGMDLRWGITDSSMLNATINPDFSQVETDAAQLDVNTQFSLFYSEKRPFFLEGAEYFRTPFTLLHTRTIADPDFGAKYIGKSDEHSYGILASRDQQTSFLIPGSLGSSFATLQNSDGSNMESDVFAARYAYDLGEKSQIGGMVTHRGGEGYSNSVAAIDGKYSITDVDELRYEIMYSDSENPEQLQQEFGLAPTSSGLGYRINYSHNGRNWDVFATHIDFDEDFRTDLGYKPQVGYDRQALGVKRRWFGDQSQGDFFADYSIQVKGERVTEYTDQKLWDLATVTLNANGKYRSGFNLIGNVSYEFYQNNWLPQQYYSHTGSFYPDNALQIGYNIDWGDSVDYRHARAADFTEYGIFASWQVNAHWSFRGEWQFTDFKVDQGQLFEADIFNFDTRYQFNNYSYLKLVLRYTDVDFNAPLYSNPSQVSKETIVNRQILYGYKWNPRTVFYLGYSDNGFEDDTVNRFEKTGKTFFSKFSYAFQL; translated from the coding sequence ATGCAACTGTTGAAAAACTATTTTATCTCTATAGTACTTGCGACCAGCTCATCTGCTGTATTCGCTGAGAAAATTGACACGCTCAATATTCCCCAGGTAGAGGGAGAGCTTACTTTGGACGGTAAGCTTGATGAAGCGATCTGGGACAGTGCGGAAAAGGTCACTTTAGACTATGAAACCCGTCCCGGTGAAAATACACCAGCACCGGTTAAGACCACTGCTTATATTGCACAAAATGGCTCATCCTTATTGGTAGCTTTTGTGGCAGAAGATCCGGAACCGCAAAAGTTGCATTATTCCTACCGAGATCGTGATACAGCATGGGGTGATGACCAGGTAGGTTTTAAGGTTGATACCTTCAATGATAGTCGCAAAGCCTATAACTTCTTTGTCAATCCCGTTGGCATTCAATCTGATAGTATTGAAGATGATGTAAGCTTATCAGAAGATACGTCTTGGAATGGGATTTGGTATAGCGCTGCAGAAATCACTGAAACCGGTTATACCGTTGAAATTGAATTGCCCTTTAAAGTGCTACGCTTCCCTGATGACAAAGGAGTAAAAACTTGGGGCATCGATTTTGTTCGTTTCTATCCTCGTGGTTTCATGCATCGCTTTGCGCTGTCACCACAAGAGCGTGATGTTAATTGTTACGTCTGTCAAATTGATAAAGCTCAGGGATTTGAAAATATTGAAAGTGGTCGCAACCTTGAACTTACGCCTTATATTGCGGCCCAGGATTCAGAAGTGCGTAACCCACCGACAGAGCCTGATTGGCAGGGCGAGGGTGTTGACTGGGATGCTGGAATGGATTTGCGTTGGGGAATAACCGATAGTTCGATGCTTAATGCCACTATTAATCCTGACTTCTCGCAAGTTGAAACGGATGCCGCTCAACTTGATGTTAACACTCAGTTTTCCTTGTTTTACTCAGAGAAGCGGCCTTTCTTTTTAGAGGGAGCTGAATACTTTAGAACCCCATTTACATTGTTGCATACTAGAACCATTGCTGACCCAGATTTTGGCGCTAAATATATTGGCAAGTCAGATGAGCATTCTTATGGCATTCTTGCTAGCCGCGATCAACAGACTTCATTTTTAATTCCTGGCAGTCTAGGTTCTAGCTTTGCCACTTTGCAAAACTCTGACGGTAGCAATATGGAGTCAGATGTTTTTGCTGCAAGATATGCTTATGACTTGGGTGAGAAGTCGCAGATTGGTGGCATGGTTACTCACCGTGGAGGAGAGGGGTACAGTAATAGTGTTGCTGCGATTGATGGTAAATATTCGATTACGGATGTGGATGAATTGCGCTATGAAATCATGTACTCGGACTCTGAAAACCCTGAGCAATTGCAGCAGGAATTTGGCCTGGCACCAACTAGTAGCGGGTTAGGGTATAGGATTAATTATTCGCATAACGGGCGCAATTGGGATGTCTTTGCTACCCATATCGACTTCGATGAAGATTTTAGAACTGATCTTGGCTATAAGCCACAAGTAGGCTATGACAGGCAGGCTCTTGGAGTGAAGCGTCGGTGGTTCGGCGATCAGTCACAGGGCGACTTTTTTGCAGACTATAGCATTCAGGTAAAAGGTGAGCGGGTTACGGAATATACTGATCAAAAACTCTGGGATCTGGCAACTGTCACTCTGAATGCAAACGGTAAATACCGCTCAGGCTTTAATCTTATTGGAAATGTGAGTTATGAGTTTTATCAGAATAACTGGTTACCTCAGCAGTACTACTCACATACCGGCTCCTTTTATCCTGATAACGCTTTGCAGATTGGTTACAACATCGATTGGGGGGATAGTGTTGATTATCGTCATGCCAGAGCAGCTGACTTTACTGAATACGGTATTTTTGCAAGCTGGCAAGTAAATGCACATTGGTCATTTAGAGGCGAGTGGCAGTTTACTGATTTTAAGGTTGACCAGGGGCAGTTATTTGAAGCTGATATATTTAACTTTGACACACGTTACCAGTTTAATAATTATAGTTATTTAAAATTAGTTCTACGCTATACAGACGTTGACTTTAATGCACCACTTTATTCAAATCCAAGTCAGGTTAGTAAAGAAACCATTGTTAACAGACAGATTCTCTATGGTTACAAATGGAACCCCAGAACGGTATTTTATCTTGGCTATTCTGATAATGGGTTTGAAGACGATACGGTGAATCGTTTTGAAAAAACAGGTAAAACTTTCTTTTCTAAATTCAGTTACGCGTTCCAGCTTTAA